The Nocardia vinacea genome contains the following window.
GGCGGCCCACTGCGCCACCACGGGACAGGTCACCGATACCGATGGGTGCACCGCCAGCAGCCTTCCCCTGGGAACCGCCGTGAGTCTCAACCGCAACGGCTCGCTGGTTTCCGGCGCGACGACCACTGCCGACGGGCAACTCGCGTACAGCAGCTGGCTGACCATGCAGGAAACCGGCGAGAAGGATCAAAATACCTGCGCCTACAACGACTTTGCGCTGGTGAAGCTCGCACCGGAGGACATCGGGAAAGTCAATCCGAGCCTGCCGCACTGGGGCGGCCCGGTCGGCATCAACACCAGCGGCACAAATGCCGGCGACCGCCTCTACAGCTACTGGAACTCCATTCTCCGTGGCGGAATCGCCACCCTGTCCCCTCAGGTCGGTGAAAGCAAGATCGACGATGTCGCTGCCAGTGGCTGGACCCACGCATTTGTCGCGGCCATACCCGGCATCCCGGGCGACAGTGGCAGCGCCTTCCTCGATCGTGATGGCTATGCGCTCGGCACTCTGTCAACGCTCGCCATTTCGCTTCCCATCGTCAACAACGTCGGTGACATCGGCCGCGAACTGGCCTACGCCCGAACGCATTCCGGTATCTCGGGTCTGCGCCTGGTGCTCGGGACCGAACCGTTCACGCCGAACCGTTGACAGCTGCGCCGGCGAAGCCGGGCATCGTCGACGTCGTGTGTGACGCGTAGCGGGCGCACTTCTTCGGCATACGGTGACCTTCGGCGGACTTCGTCGAATTCACTCGGATCGGCCTACCGGCTTATCCTGCCTCGGAATTCGCTCTAGAATTGCTGAATATTCGACCCGTATACCTGATCGAAGGCGATGTGCACCCGTTGTGTCGAGGGTGCCGCGATCGTGCGCTGGTCGTACGGCGGCCGTGCGCAGAACTGCGATACGAGGACGGCTCGCCATGACAGATGTCGACTATTGCGTGATCGGCGCAGGCTTCGCAGGATTGACGGCCGCACTGCGGCTGAAACAGGCGGGTCGATCGGTAGCGGTGCTGGAAGCCCGCGACCGGCTCGGCGGGCGCACGTTCACCGAAGTGCGTGCCGACGGGTCGTGGATCGATCGCGGTGGCGCGTGGGTAGGACCGGGGCAGGACCGGATCCACGCACTGATGGACGAGTTCGGGGTACCGAGTTACCAGCAGTACACCGACGGTGAGGCCATCATGGTGGTCGACGGCAAGCAGCACCGCTACACGGGCACGATTCCGTGGACGATGAGCCCGTGGGCGGCGTTGAACCTCGGTGCGGCGTTGTTCGAGCTGGGACATATGTGCGAGTCGGTTCCCCTCGATGCGCCGTGGGCATCGAAGCAGGCCGGCAGATTGGACCAGCTCAGCCTGGCGCAGTGGCTGGATGACAACGTATTGTCCAGGCCCGCCCATGATCTGCTCGAGACCGCCGTTGCCGGCTGCTACACCTCGGCCGCCTCGGAGGTGTCATTGCTGTTCGTGCTGTACCAGATGGCATCGGGGGGAGGGCCGAATTTCGTCCTCGGGGTGAAGGACGGCGCGCAGGATGCTCGGCCGGTCGGCGGTATGGGTGCGATCTACCGGCCGATGGCGGCCGAGATCGGCGACTCGATCCACCTGTCGCAGCCGGTTCGCCGGATAGAGCAGGACACCGCCGGTGTCACGGTGTGCGCGGAGGAGTTGACGGTGCGCGCACGCCGGGCGATCGTGGCGGTTCCGCTGGCCATCGCGAGTCACATTCTGTACGAGCCCATGCTGCCGGTCGATCGATCGTTTCTCCATCAGCGGATGCCGAGCGGCTCGATCATCAAGATTGCCGCCGTGTACGACGAGCCGTTCTGGCGGCGCGATGGATTGTCCGGGCAGTCGGCCGCACCGGGGTCACCCGCGACCATCACCATCGATGCCTGCACGGATACCGGGCGACCCGGGATCCTATGTGTCATCGTCGAGGGACCCATCGCGCGGCAGGTCGGACAACTCGACGAGGCCGAACGAAGGAAGACGGTACTCGGTGCGCTAGTCGAGCGGTTCGGCGATGCGGCCGGCTCCCCCGTCGACTACGTCGAGCACAACTGGACTGTCGAGCGCTACTCCGGCGGCGGGATGCTCAGTCACGCACCCACTGGTGTCCTCACCCAGTTCGGCCATGCTCTGCGTGAGCCGTGCGGCCGCATCCATTGGGCCGGCACCGAGAGCTCTGCCGTCATGTGCGGCTGGGTCGACGGAGCCGTTCGCTCGGGAGAACGGGTAGCAAGTGAAGTGCTCGAGCACGAGACCGCGACCGTGGTCTGAGGATGAGAAACGATCACCACGCCTAGCCGGATCGAAATCGTACTACCCGGCAGCTCACCCTGCGGGTTCACTGTTGCCGCGCCGCCTCCGTGGCGCGTGGTGCGGGTGGCCAGTCCTGGGGTTCGATATTGGTCGGCTTGCCGGGCAGATTGTCGTCCCAATCGAACTTCGGCGCGGGTGGACCCCACTGTCGAGGCGATCGGAACGAGACTTCTGCCGTTCCGAAATCGGTTGGCGAGAAGTTGGTGTCGGAGGTGAATGTCGCGTGTTCGAACCAGGTGGGGCCGGTGAACCTTGCGCCCCCGAACTCTGCGGGGCCGGAGAACTTCACGTCCTCGAACTTGGCGGTAGTGGTGAATGCCGCGTCACGGAACCCGGCGGGACCGGAAAACTTCGCGTCCCGGAACTCTGCGGGGCCGGAGAACCTCGCGCCCGCGAACCTGGCGGTGCTGATGAACGCCGCACCCCTGAACCCGGCGATGCCGGCGAAGGTTACCCCGCGGAATCCCGCGGCGCCGGTGAAGATCGCGTGCTCGAACCCCGCCCTGCCGGCGAACGTTGCGCCCTCGAACCCAGCCGTTCCGGCGAATCCTGTGTGCTCGAACCCGGCCGTGCCAGCGAATGTTGTGCGCTCGAATCTGGCGGTGCGAGCGAAGGTCGCGTGGTCGAATCCGGCGGTGCCGCCGAACCTCACGTCTGTGAACCCGGCCGCGCCAGCGAATGCTGTCTGCTCGAATCCGGCCGTGTCGATGAACGTAGTGTGCTCGAATCCGGTAGTAGCTGAGAACGTCACGTCCCTGAACCCGGCGGGGCCGGTGAACCTCGTGCCCTCGAACCAGGCGGGACCGTTGAACCTCGCGCCGACGAACGAGACGGGACCGTTGAATGTCGTGTGCTCGAATCCGGCGGCACCGGTGAATGTCGAGCTCACGAACCTGCTAGAACCGGTGAATGTCGCGCCCTCGAACCTGACATCGGTGAATGTGATGTGGGTGAAGTCGGCATTTTCGAGATGGGCGGTGCGAAAGTCGAAGTTGCTTGTCGACCAGTTGTATTCGGCTTCTCGTTTCAGATGGTCGGCGATGACGCGAATGATGGTTCGGCGGACTTCCCGGTCGTTGTGTCGATATTCGATGTGTTCTTGGATTTCGCCGCGATCTCGTCCGCGGTCGACACGCGGACTGATCGTCACGAGTTTCGTGCGGCCGCTGCTGCCATGGTCGGGGTCATAGGGCAGGCGCAGGTAGCCGCACAGGACGTCGATGCATTGCTGGCGACGCAGGCCGTCGGATTCGTCGGCGACACCGGCCATCGCATAGACCCCGGCAATGCGGACCGCGACGTCGGTCGCGCCGAGTTGCGCGGCGGCGGCGCCGAAGCGTTCCACGAACCGGTTCTGCTCGAGGTCACGCTGGCGGCGGTAGGCGATCACCAGGGCGACGACACCGCCGACTCCGGCTACGACGGTCAGCGAGACACGGGTGATGTCGATCGGCGCGGCCTCGGCATCGCTGGTCGGGGTGATCAGTCTCAGAAACCCGTAGGCGACGAGGGCCACGACCAGGCCGACACCGAGCGCGGACAAGACCGCGGGTAACAACCTGATCCGGACCGCGCGGCGGCCGATCGCCGCCCTGTTGGCACTGCCGATTCGCGCGCGTGCCGCAGTCGTCTTCGTATGTACCTGCGCGCCAATAGCGCTCACCCACCCGAGCATCGCTCGATTCTGGCCGACGCAAACGTGCTCCGCACCACGACCATGGAACCAAACCCGCCCTGCGAGCACAATCAGACCATCGCGACGGACATAGCTTCGGGCGCATGACATTCCAACACCGGAAGTAGCCGAGGCGACCGGGCTGTCCCCGGAAAGATCAAGCCGCCTACCCCGGTATTGAGGTTCACGCTGCGTGAATGTTTAGCGTCGAGGTGCCGGACCAGCCGGCAGAGTTCCGAGTAGGAGGTGGGTGTGTCCTGGTCGGTTGCCGAGATAGCTCGCATGTCCGGAGTGACGCCGCGGACACTGCGTCACTACGACGAGATTGGGCTGCTACCGCCCGCGGGTGTCCGCAGCAATGGCTACCGCTTCTACGAGCAGGAGCAACTGCTGCGGCTCCAGCAGATCCTCGTGTTGCGGGAGCTGGATCTGGGGCTCGACGCCATCGTGGCGATTCTCGACCGGCAGACCGACCACGTGCAGACTCTGCGCGACCACCACGCGAGGGTGATCGGCGAGCGTGATCGCCTCACTCGTGTGGCGCGCACGATCGCCCGCACCATCGAGGAGCTCGAGAGACAGGAAGGAACAGCGAGCATGATCGAAATCAACAGGCCGGAAAACCTTTTCGACGGTTTCGACCCGAACCGGTACGAATCGAAAGTGCCCGACGATCGGCCCGGTCAGGAGCAGGCCCGGGAGCGGTCGCAACAGTTCACCGACTCGCTGACTGCCGAGGAAACCGAGCGGATGCAGAAAGAAACGACAGCGGCGATGATCCGCATGGCCGAATTCATGGCATCCGGCACAGCGGTGAGCGCCCCGGCCGTGCAGGCCGAGATCGAGACCGCGTATCAGCTCATCCGCTCGACCTGGAACCCGGACGCGCACGCGTTCAGGGCGCTGGCTCAGACGTACCTCGAAGACCCGGCCTACACCGAGAATTTCGACCAGATCGCTCCTGGGCTAGCCGAGTACTACCGCACCGCCATGGTGGTCTTCGCCGACACCCGACTCACCTAGCAGGTAGTCGCCATCGCGGAATCGCCCGTTCGCGGAGCAGTGCCGCATCACTGTCGCGGGCATCCACCAACCTCGCTTCCGCGCAGCGGGCTGTGTTCCGTTGTGCGGCAATCGAAGTCGCTCCCACGTCCTTCGGCACCAGCTACTTCCCACAGAAGGGATGCAACAACGTCCAAGTGGTGGTCGAGCTCACCGGGTCGTGCCACCGTTGTCGACCATCGCCCGGACCAAGTCCGCGATCACCTGGGAGCGGGCATCCTCGGACAGGTTGGAGCTCATGCTGTTCGCCAGCAAGTATCGCTGCGTCCTCTCCAGTCGCAGATGGAAGGCATCGAGCTGCAGCGCCGTCCTGCCGTACAGCCAGAAATTGAGGCCGGAGATCACTTCGACGATCCCGCCGGCAAGGGAGCTGATCAGCGCGGCATCCAGGTTGTGGCTGATCATGGCGAACGCCACCGAACAGACGAAGAACAGCAGGCCCACACCAGCCGACACGATCGCGGCGACGAAACTCCGAGACGCCTGGCGCAGCACACTCTC
Protein-coding sequences here:
- a CDS encoding flavin monoamine oxidase family protein, translated to MTDVDYCVIGAGFAGLTAALRLKQAGRSVAVLEARDRLGGRTFTEVRADGSWIDRGGAWVGPGQDRIHALMDEFGVPSYQQYTDGEAIMVVDGKQHRYTGTIPWTMSPWAALNLGAALFELGHMCESVPLDAPWASKQAGRLDQLSLAQWLDDNVLSRPAHDLLETAVAGCYTSAASEVSLLFVLYQMASGGGPNFVLGVKDGAQDARPVGGMGAIYRPMAAEIGDSIHLSQPVRRIEQDTAGVTVCAEELTVRARRAIVAVPLAIASHILYEPMLPVDRSFLHQRMPSGSIIKIAAVYDEPFWRRDGLSGQSAAPGSPATITIDACTDTGRPGILCVIVEGPIARQVGQLDEAERRKTVLGALVERFGDAAGSPVDYVEHNWTVERYSGGGMLSHAPTGVLTQFGHALREPCGRIHWAGTESSAVMCGWVDGAVRSGERVASEVLEHETATVV
- a CDS encoding pentapeptide repeat-containing protein — encoded protein: MSAIGAQVHTKTTAARARIGSANRAAIGRRAVRIRLLPAVLSALGVGLVVALVAYGFLRLITPTSDAEAAPIDITRVSLTVVAGVGGVVALVIAYRRQRDLEQNRFVERFGAAAAQLGATDVAVRIAGVYAMAGVADESDGLRRQQCIDVLCGYLRLPYDPDHGSSGRTKLVTISPRVDRGRDRGEIQEHIEYRHNDREVRRTIIRVIADHLKREAEYNWSTSNFDFRTAHLENADFTHITFTDVRFEGATFTGSSRFVSSTFTGAAGFEHTTFNGPVSFVGARFNGPAWFEGTRFTGPAGFRDVTFSATTGFEHTTFIDTAGFEQTAFAGAAGFTDVRFGGTAGFDHATFARTARFERTTFAGTAGFEHTGFAGTAGFEGATFAGRAGFEHAIFTGAAGFRGVTFAGIAGFRGAAFISTARFAGARFSGPAEFRDAKFSGPAGFRDAAFTTTAKFEDVKFSGPAEFGGARFTGPTWFEHATFTSDTNFSPTDFGTAEVSFRSPRQWGPPAPKFDWDDNLPGKPTNIEPQDWPPAPRATEAARQQ
- a CDS encoding MerR family transcriptional regulator gives rise to the protein MSWSVAEIARMSGVTPRTLRHYDEIGLLPPAGVRSNGYRFYEQEQLLRLQQILVLRELDLGLDAIVAILDRQTDHVQTLRDHHARVIGERDRLTRVARTIARTIEELERQEGTASMIEINRPENLFDGFDPNRYESKVPDDRPGQEQARERSQQFTDSLTAEETERMQKETTAAMIRMAEFMASGTAVSAPAVQAEIETAYQLIRSTWNPDAHAFRALAQTYLEDPAYTENFDQIAPGLAEYYRTAMVVFADTRLT
- a CDS encoding TRADD-N-associated membrane domain-containing protein — its product is MSSAIESLAKADPGNIQEVAASQLAISNDYYESVLRQASRSFVAAIVSAGVGLLFFVCSVAFAMISHNLDAALISSLAGGIVEVISGLNFWLYGRTALQLDAFHLRLERTQRYLLANSMSSNLSEDARSQVIADLVRAMVDNGGTTR